The following coding sequences lie in one Phalacrocorax aristotelis chromosome 2, bGulAri2.1, whole genome shotgun sequence genomic window:
- the TXNL4A gene encoding thioredoxin-like protein 4A isoform X2: MYELYDPCTVMFFFRNKHIMIDLGTGNNNKINWAMEDKQEMIDIIETVYRGARKGRGLVVSPKDYSTKYRY, translated from the exons ATGTACGAGTTGTATGATCCCTGTACCgtcatgtttttcttcag GAACAAACACATCATGATTGATTTAGGTACAGGTAATAACAACAAGATCAACTGGGCAATGGAAGATAAGCAAGAGATGATTGACATCATAGAAACTGTTTATAGAGGAGCCCGCAAAGGTCGAGGTTTGGTGGTGTCACCAAAAGATTATTCCACTAAATACAGATACTGA
- the HSBP1L1 gene encoding LOW QUALITY PROTEIN: heat shock factor-binding protein 1-like protein 1 (The sequence of the model RefSeq protein was modified relative to this genomic sequence to represent the inferred CDS: inserted 2 bases in 1 codon; substituted 1 base at 1 genomic stop codon) has protein sequence MAAADSPGAGDLSQLAENLLHQLQENFQALTEKITFLLEEMGKRIDDLEKHVADLMTEAGIENTNEELRLSATYKXGSANXFQICKLRLHIGNKMCVA, from the exons ATGGCGGCCGCCGACTCGCCGGGCGCCGGGGACCTCTCGCAGCTG GCGGAAAATCTGCTGCATCAGCTGCAGGAGAATTTTCAAGCTCTGACTGAAAAGATAACG TTTTTACTGGAAGAAATGGGCAAGCGCATTGATGACCTTGAGAAGCACGTTGCTGACCTGATGACAGAGGCTGGGATAGAAAACACCAATGAAGAGCTGAga CTGAGCGCCACGTACAA TGGCAGTGCGAACTAATTCCAAATATGCAAACTGAGGCTGCACATTGGTAATAAAATGTGTGTGGCTTAA